A stretch of the Equus caballus isolate H_3958 breed thoroughbred chromosome X, TB-T2T, whole genome shotgun sequence genome encodes the following:
- the LOC138921921 gene encoding uncharacterized protein CXorf49-like: MSSPDEGSVWGAGFGPEGGARAGVRPAEPGALRAVGLGPALGAPRSGEGEGGFPQPGGRPSCPADGRDAAADRASCPAPRAAANVVQQLTRRGVCRYRSPESCAARGSTVWAGLEPGAGGPGAPALSWVASQPASAALLPLPGPEGGPAWGSPKRGGRSRLGSPASRGRPSAGGPFRLPSDPEPSDEASELQRTRRASAAPLDPATFPPVSDVPLLVRCRRAKQSKQPGTGKKSVAGRTMESQPVEVAGEDIDPNSDPAPRGQPPGHRPGPCSRCVRRPEGSSGHLNTRAAPQVAGNPQCLARSQGNTVPRGPAPSGDQEPLDRPPGRQRQQQPRGARGCPRVLLPWLLEMQAQTRRWGRCAGSADIRVPLRAPSRTPRGERTSFPRGAPASVAAGVSECHVLQREIGDLKEHLAAVLSLADKFQSL; encoded by the exons ATGAGCTCCCCCGACGAGGGGTCTGTCTGGGGCGCGGGTTTCGGCCCGGAGGGCGGGGCGCGGGCCGGCGTCCGCCCCGCCGAGCCCGGAGCCCTGCGGGCAGTCGGTCTAGGCCCTGCTCTGGGGGCGCCGCGGAGCGGCGAGGGCGAGGGCGGCTTCCCCCAGCCCGGGGGCCGCCCCAGCTGCCCGGCCGACGGCAGGGACGCGGCGGCGGACCGCGCGTCCTGCCCGGCGCCGCGGGCCGCGGCGAACGTCGTGCAGCAGCTGACCCGGCGGGGCGTCTGCAGATACCGGTCCCCGGAGAGCTGCGCCGCCCGAGGCTCCACCGTGTGGGCGGGCCTCGAGCCAGGTGCCGGCGGCCCCGGCGCGCCTGCCCTTAGCTGGGTGGCGTCGCAGCCGGCTTCCGCCGCCCTGCTCCCGCTCCCTGGGCCCGAGGGCGGCCcggcctggggcagccctaaaAGAGGCGGGAGGAGCAGGCTGGGCAGCCCTGCGAGTCGCGGGCGGCCCTCGGCGGGAGGCCCGTTCCGGCTGCCTTCCGACCCCGAGCCATCAGACGAGGCCAGCGAGCTACAGCGGACGAGG AGAGCCTCGGCAGCTCCCCTGGACCCGGCCACGTTCCCGCCAGTCTCTGACGTCCCGCTGCTTGTGAGGTGCAGGAGGGCCAAGCAGTCCAAGCAGCCCGGCACTGGGAAGAAATCTGTGGCCGGGAGGACAATGGAGTCTCAGCCGGTGGAGGTGGCGGGAGAAGATATTGACCCAAACAGCGACCCAGCCCCGCGGGGCCAA CCTCCAGGACACAGACCAGGGCCATGTAGTCGGTGCGTGCGTCGTCCAGAAGGCAGCAGTGGCCACCTCAACACCAGAGCCGCTCCCCAAGTTGCGGGAAACCCACAGTGCTTGGCCCGGAGCCAGGGAAATACGGTGCCCAGGGGGCCTGCACCCTCCG GTGACCAGGAACCACTTGACCGACCTCCAGGACGGCAAAGGCAGCAGCAACCACGTGGAGCACGGGGCTGTCCTCGGGTATTGCTTCCGTGGCTCCTAGAGATGCAGGCCCAAACGAGACGGTGGGGTCGGTGTGCAGGGTCAGCTGACATACGTGTCCCCCTCCGCGCCCCATCCCGCACCCCGCGGGGGGAGCGCACCTCCTTTCCCCGAGGAGCCCCTGCCAGTGTAGCTGCTGGGGTTTCGGAG TGTCACGTGCTACAGAGAGAAATAGGCGACCTGAAAGAGCACCTTG CGGCCGTCCTGTCCCTGGCTGACAAGTTCCAGAGCCTTTGA